In the Pseudoalteromonas sp. A25 genome, GCGCTCTAAAATGCTTAGCGGCACACAATCGTGTACCAAGCCCGTTTTTTTCGCTTGCTTAGCGCGCACTTGCTTACCTGTTAACATCCACTCTAATGCTTTTTGAATACCAACTAACTTAGGTAAGCGTTGTGTTCCCCCGCCGCCTGGCAATAAACCAAGCTGTACTTCAGGCAAGCCTAGCTTGGTGATATCACTATCAGTACAAACCCGATAATCACAGGCTAGGGCAAATTCTAAACCACCACCTAGGGCCGCACCATGAATAGCGGCAACCGTTGGGTAAGGCTGCTTTTTCAAAGTAAAAAATGCCTGATGACATAACTCAGATATCGCCAGCGCATCTTCGCGCGTTTTAGCACTATCAAGCATTTTAATATCTGCACCAGCAATAAAGTTATCGCTTTTACCGCTAATAAATACCATGCCAAAAATATTGTCATCACGGCCTTGCTTCAAAATAGCCGATAGATCATCCGCGAAACTATCACGCAGGGTATTCATCTTTTCGCCCGGTACATCAATGGTAACGATAGCAACGCGTTTTTCGTTTAACTTATAACTAAATACTGACATTATGCGCTCTCCAATACAAAGGCTGCACCTAAACCACCTGCCGCACAGGCAGTGGTTAATGCTAAGCCGCCGCCACGACGTTTCAATTCATGTAAGCTTTGCGTGATCAAACGCGCACCGGTTGCTGCAAATGGGTGACCGTAAGCTAATGAACCGCCGTTAACGTTAAATTTATCCATATCAATTTCGCCAATCGCTTTAGAGCGACCTAACTTTTCTTGCGCAAATTTATCTGAGCCAAACATCTTCATGTTTGCCAACGCTTGCGCTGCAAATGCCTCGTGCATTTCAATTAAATCGAGGTCTTGTAAACTAATACCCGCTCTATCGAGTGCAATAGGTGTTGAATGCGCTGGGCCCATTAGCATATCTTCATGCACACCAATTGCTGAAAACGCAAAACTACGTACATAGCCTAAAATATCGTAACCTAATGCTTTGGCTTTGCTTTCGCTCATCATCAATACAGCTGCAGCGCCATCAGTAAGTGGTGTGGCATTGGCCGCAGTCACAGAGCCATGCGCTCTGTCAAATACGGGTTTTAGCTTAGCGTAGCCCTCTAATGAAGAGTTAGTACGGATATTGTTGTCTTGTTCAATAAACGATTTATAAGGCGGAACGTGCGCAGCCATAACTTCTTCACTTAATAAGCCGTCTGCCCATGCTTTTGCAGCTAAGGTGTGTGAACGATGTGCCATTGCATCTTGATCAGCACGACTAATGCCATGTGTTTTGGCCATTTGCTCTGCTGTTTGACCCATAGAGAGTCCAGTAGAATACTCAGCAACCGCAGGGGGAACCGGCATTAAGTCCTTAAAACGTAACTTTGAGAAGATTTTTAAACGCTGTCCTAAAGTACGCGCCTTGGTTAAATCAACCAAACTACCTGCTAATTTTTTACTTACGCCAATGGGTAATACTGACGATGAGTCTGCGCCACCTGCAATACCGACGGTTGCTGAGCCTGCGATGATAGACTCTGCTACGTTCGCAATTGCTTGAAAGCTCGTTGCACACGCACGAGACACTGAATAAGCATCAACAGATACCGGCATGCCCGTACCTAATACAATTTCTCGGGCAATATTGGGGGCTTCTGGCATTTGCACTACTTGGCCAAAAACAAGTTGGTCGATTTCATTTTTGTCAAAGTTCAAACGCTCAAGCATTTCATTAACCACCAGCTTTCCTAAATCAAGTGCTGGTACATGGTGAAAAGCCGTCGCTTGCTTTGCGAAAGGGGTACGCAAGCCGCTTACAATCGCGATACGGTCGCCTTTTGTTGTTTTTAGAATGTTTTGCTCAGACATTAATATGCTCTCCCGCTGACAGGTCTGACCTGTTTAATTTTACCTGATTCTAAACAACCGATTCCACAATGCCAATAGTAAAATCAAAATTGGTTACTAAAGAAGCAAACCTTACTTACCCTAGCCGCTTTTTTATACAGTAGCAAAAGTTATTGAAAAAACTGGGGAACTATTCAAAAAACTAGGGTCTAATATGACGCTAAAATGTCAATCTAGACTTGAGATCAGACAACGAATCCATATAACTTAAAGCAAAAATTTGTCACAACAAGGACAAAGCAATGGCAGTAAACGAATTTTCACAATTAAAACGCTATCTAGATACTCAAATTATTGGTCAACCTGCTTTGACACAAGCTTTGCTTATCGCCATTTTGGCAGACGGACACCTCTTGGTAGAAGGTCCGCCAGGACTGGCAAAAACACGTGCAGTGAATGCGCTTGCAAAAGGTATTGAGGGGAGCTTTCAACGCGTTCAGTTTACCCCTGACTTATTACCCGCTGACGTAACGGGAACAGACATATACCGCCAACAAACCAGTGAGTTTGTGTTTGAAAAAGGCCCACTGTTTCATAATTTGATCTTGGCTGATGAAATAAACCGCGCACCGGCTAAAGTGCAATCAGCATTGCTCGAAGCCATGGCAGAGCGACAGATCACAGTCGGCAAAAACACCTATCCTTTATCTAGCCTGTTCATGGTAATGGCAACGCAAAACCCATTAGAGCAAGAAGGTACCTACCCGCTTCCAGAAGCGCAGCTAGACCGTTTTTTGTTACACTTAAACATTGACTACCCGCACGCCGAAAATGAGCTGGCAATTTTACGACTAACTCGCGGTGAAGCACTAGAGCAAGAATCGGTGAACTTTACTCCAATCAGTCAAGAAACATTATTTGCAGCGCGTAAGAGCGTGCTCTCACTACACCTTGCCGAGCCGCTTGAGCAATATTTAGTGCAGCTTATCATTGCCACTCGACAGGCAGCCAAGTTAGACCCTCAACTAGGTGCATGGATTGAGTTTGGTGCAAGTCCTCGTGCAACAATTGCACTAGATAAATGTGCCCGTGCGCACGCTTGGCTGCATGACCGCGACTTTGTAACGCCTGAGGATATTCAAGCTGTTATTCATAACGTACTGCGTCATCGCATTATTTTAAGCTACGAAGCACAAGCTGATGGCATCAGTAAAGATGAAGTAATTAGTCGTATTGTTGAATTAGTACCAGTACCATAATGATGCAACAAACTCAGTTATCAAGCCAAGCATGGTTAGAACAATGCCATAGCAATGGCGCACAGTTGGGCTTGAAAGAGTTACTTTATTACAAGCCCAAAGCCAACCTGTTATCGCTTAAACCCAAAGCGCGTATAAAAAGCGCACAAGCTGGCCAGTATCTCGCGCCGCACAAGGGACGAGGTATGGAGTTTGCAGAGGTGCGTCAATATCAATATGGTGATGACATACGCGCTATCGATTGGCGTGTAACAGCCCGTACCGGTGAGGCACATACCAAGCTCTATCAAGAAGAAAAAGAGAGACCAGTGTTTGTTTTCACCGATTTATCAAACAGTATGCTGTTTGGCAGCCAACTGCTCCTTAAATCTGTACAAGCAGCGCACTTGAGCGCATTAGTCGCTTGGTCTGCCTGTCAGCGCGGTGATAGATTGGGTGGTATTGTGTTTAATGAGCATGGCCATCATGAACTTAAGCCCATAGCAAGAGATAAAGGCGTATTAGCGCTTTGTCATCAACTCTGCGATATTCATCAGCAGGCGCTGCACAATCGAGAGCACATAACGCAGCAGCATGTGGCTCAAAGCCGCTTTGCAGATAATTTAAAGCGGTTAACCCATTTAGCCAAACCAGGCAGCTTAATTTATGTCATCTCTGATTTTACCAATTTAAATGACGCTAGTTTTAAGCAATTAGAGCGCCTTGCTCGACATTGTGAACTGATTGGCTGTCAGATCAGCGATCCGTTTGAGCACCAACTCCCAGCTTATCGCGAAGCAATTATGGTGGAGGCTGGCGACAATGCTTGGACCTTACCCTTGATGGACAAGCAATTTAGGGCAAAATTTGCTAAGCAGTCAGCCGAGGCATTTGCAAATCGTCTATCACGATTAAAACGTGCAGGTATGACAATGCAATCATTTAGTGCGGCTACGCCGCTTGAATCACAGCTTATGAGGTAATAGTAGTAGTTATGCAAGCTTCGCCATTAGATGCTTTACACGACGTTATGCCACCAAGCGAGGTTTCATGGTGGCCTTTTTCATACGCCATGTGGGCCGTTATTTTAATTACACTGTTTATTTTCATGGCAATAGCCATATGGCGCTATAAAGCATGGAAATATCAGCAAGCAAAACGAGTAGCAATTAAGCATATTGCTGAACATCAAAACGATGCACAGCAGTTGCATATTTTGCTCAAACGGTTAACCAAACATTATTATGGTACACGCGCTGTTGCGGGTTCCAATCAACTGTGGGCAACACGCTTAACTCAGCTATGCGGACAAACGTTTAATGCTCAAGAGCTCGATAGTTTGTATGGACCAGCGCCTAACGAACAACTTGCCGATAAGCTGTGCCAAGCGATAAGAAACTTTAAACTAAAAGAGGCCCTAGATGTTTGAATTTAGCTGGCCTTGGGCCTTTATTTTATTGCCACTGCCATGGCTTCTCGCCAAGATAAAGCCGGTACAACATGCCAGCTCAACGCGCTTACGTATGCCAAGTTTTGCACACCTTGCAGCACTTGCGCCAAAAACGGCCCAGCAAAGCCGTGGTGTTAATTGGCTTGAAGTGCTTATTTGGCTGTTACTGGTTATAGCAGCTGCCAACCCAAAGTGGCTAGATGACCCTGTTGCACTGCCCAACGAAGGTCGCGATATTATGTTAGCCGTAGACTTGTCGGGCTCAATGACAGAGCAGGACATGGAATATCAAGGCCGATATATAGACCGCCTTTCTGTGGTAAAAGCTGTACTGAGCGAATTTATAGAGCAGCGCCAAGGCGACAGGCTCGGGCTCATCTTATTCGGTGATACCGCCTTTTTACAAACTCCCCTGACGAGGGATTTAAACACTGTAAGCCAAATGCTCAGCGAAGCACAAATCGGCCTTGTTGGTCGCGCCACCGCGATCGGTGATGCATTAGGTTTATCGGTCAAACGCTTTAGTCAACGAGAGCAAAGTAACCGTATTCTTATTCTCTTAACTGATGGCCAAAATACTGCTGGCAACCTTGACCCAGAAGACGCCCTAATATTAGCCAAAGAAGAAGGCATAAAGGTTTATACCGTTGGTGTCGGCTCAGATGGCAGAGGTGGGTTTAGTTTGTTTGGTATGGGTGGTGCAGGTGGCAGCAACATTGATGAGACAACGCTCAAACACATAGCCAAAGAAACCGGTGGGCTGTACTTTAGAGCAAAAGATGTTGCAGGCCTGCAACAGATTTACCAAGAGCTCGATAAGCTCGAACCCGTGTCTGATGAAGCTCAAACCTTTAGGCCTCAGCTGGCACTGTTCTACTGGCCATTGTTGGCAGTTTTGGCGCTCATCGCGCTGACTATTTTACTTAAGGCCCTACGTGGCTTAAAGCAGGAGGCATAGCATGGAGTTTATGTTTATTCGCCCCGAGCTATTGTGGTTGTTAGTGCCGTGGTTAGTGATATCATCAATTCAGTTTATAAAGCGTGCCAAACACCAACATAGCGACCTTATTGCACCACATTTAGCAAACGTGATGCTTGTCGAATCTAAGCAACAACGCAAACAGCACAGCCCTCTGCTTATTAGTACGTTTTTGCTGCTTGCCATCATTAGTGCTGCAGGGCCTAGTTTTGAAAAGCAGCAGGTACATGTGTATCAAGCAAAACAAGCGCGAGTGTTGTTAATGGATATGTCGTACTCTATGTATTCTACCGACATAACGCCAAATCGCTTAACACAAGCACGCTTTAAAGCGCTCGATATGATTGACCTGTTCAAAGAAGGCGATACCGCTTTGGTTGCTTATGCGGGTGATGCGTTTGTGGTATCCCCTTTAACCAGTGATGCCACAACTTTAGCGAATTTAATCCCCAGTCTTAGCCCAGAGATCATGCCTAGTCGTGGCTCAAACGTGTTAGCTGGGATCACCGAATCTATCGCTTTACTCAAACAAGCCGGTTATGCAACTGGCGACATTATTTTGCTCACTGATGGGCTTGACCAAGCGGATGTTGACGACATAAATAGTGAGCTAAAAGGCCAAGCATACACCCTGAGTATTTACGGTATCGGTACTGAGCAAGGCGCACCTATTGCCCTGCCTGAAGGGGGCTTTTTGAAAGACAGATCTGGACAAATTGTGGTACCAAAAATTAACTTTGCACGTCTAAATGGTCTTGCTAAAAGACATCGCGGAGAGTTGGTACGCTATAGCCCCAGTGGTAACGATATAAAAGCCTTTAAACCCAAGTTACGTTCTGAAGATGAACTAAGCGAATCGCAGCAAAGCAAAACTTTGTGGCGTATTGATGCTGGCCAATATGGCTTGATCATTTTACTACCTTTAGCGTTATTACTTATGCGCCGCGCGGGGTTAACCTTAGTGGCATTATTATTTGTGATGCAGCCCACCGAGCAGGCAATGGCGGCAGATTGGCAAAGCTGGTTTAAAAATGCCGATCAAAATGCCCTCTCTGAATATCAAAACGAAAACTTTGCTCAGGCGACGTCCGCAAACAACAGTGCGCTCAAAGGTGCCGCGCTGTACAAACAGGGCAATTATGAACAAGCAGCCGAAGTACTTAAAAGCGCAGCGTCGTCAGTTGGTCAATACAATTATGGTAATGCCCTTGCCAAACAAGGGAAACTTGACGAAGCGATTAAGGCATATCAAAAAGCGTTAGAGCTTGACCCGGATATGAGCCAAGCCGCTGACAACAAAAAGCTGGTTGAGCAATTAAAACAACAGCAAGAGAATCAGCAGCAACAAGGCGACCAACAGCAACAAGGTGACCAGCAGCAACAAGGTGACCAGCAGCAACAAGGCGAGCAAGATAATCAACCAAACATGCAAAGTGAGCCAAGCGCGCAGCAAAATGAGTCAACATCAGCTGACGCGGGGCACAGTAAAGAAGAGCAAGATGAGCAAGCAGTAAAAGACGCCATGCGCCAAGCACAGCAACGCTCAGAGCAACAAGCCCAACAACAAGGTGATGAGCAAGCAGCGTCTGTAGCTGCACAACCGCTCACACCAGAAGAAAAAGAAAAAGCGCAGCAGCTTAATCAGCTACTTAGAAAAGTACCTGATAACCCTGCCATTTTACTACGCAATAAAATGCAGCTAAAAGCTCAGCAACGCGCTCAACAACGCCGCCCACAAGGAGTTGAAAAATCATGGTAATACGTTTGTTTGTTTATGTATTCCTATTACTACTAGTAAACCCAGTTATGGCCTTTGATAAACTAACGGCCAGTGTTGATAAAAACCCCGTATTAGTGGGCGAGTACTTTACTTTAACCATTGCAGCTGATGGTAAAGTATCCGGTGGGCAACCAGACACCAGTGCACTCACTGAGCAATTCGTTACGGGCCCTGTAAGCACCAGCTCTCGTACGAGCATAATCAATGGCAGCATGAGCAGCCAGACCACATGGCAAATGCAAGTACTGGCAAGAAAAGCGGGCACGTTTACCATTCCCGAATTTGAACTCGGTGGTAAACGCACTGCCCCCATCGAATTAAAAGTGATAGCGCGTAGTGATGATAGCCAAGAGCAAAAAGATATCTTTGTGAAAGCTCAGCTTGCCCCCAGCACACTATACGTACAACAGGCTGGGCTCTACACAGTAAAACTTTACTTAGGTAAAGACTTACTCGACGGACAACTTACTGCACCGGAAATTGATGATGCCCAAATAACTCAAATGGGTAAGCAAAAAGAGGACTATGAAGTAGTTGACGGTCGTCGCTATATGGTGATCACCCGCGAATATTTAGTACAACCTCAAAAAAGCGGTTCGTTTACCATTGCCCCTCCGGTGTTCAACGGTCAAGTACGCGAAAACTACCGCCGTATGGCAGTGTCTGCCATTGCCGATGAAATTAGCCTCGACGTAAAGCCAATTCCTAATGATTATCAGGGGACTTGGTTACCCAGCGAGTTAGTTAATTTAAGTGAAGAATGGCAACCCGCAGATGAACAAATCACCGTTGGCACGCCCATTACACGAACCATTACACTTACCGCTCTGGGTGTAACACAAGAGCAACTGCCAGATATCAAGCTTGATAAAATAACAGGCATTCGCAGCTACCCTGATGAAAGCGACAGAAATCAGCTTACTCGTGACGGGCGTGTTATTTCCCAGTTAGTGTCATCACATGCCTTGGTGCCACAAACCCCTGGCACCTATACCCTACCTGAGGTTAAAATTCCTTGGTTTAATACCGTCATCAACAAGGTAAACTATGCCACCTTGCCTGAGCGCACTATTACCGTTGTTGCAGATCCTAATCAGCCAATGGCTGTCGCACCAACACAACCACAGGTAGCGCAATCACAAAGCGCAGGTGAGCAGCCTCAAATACCAATGCAGCAGCCAATTAACAATGTCACACAACCAAAAGATTGGCTTGATTGGCTCATACTGATCTCGGGTTATGTACTTTGGTTGCTCACGGTCGTAATTTGGATAATACGCAAACCCAAAAAGCGCACCACCGAGGTATCAATAGCATCACCTGATCCTGTTAAAAGCCCTAACGCAGCGCTTAAAAAAGCGTTAAGTCAACAAGACGCAAATGGTTTTTACCAAGCGTTGCGTGAACTTGCGCAAGAGCAAGGTAAAGGCCTAGATGCTTGGATAACACAACTTAACCTACCGGAGCTTAGCGACGAAATTGCCAAACTACAGGCATCGCTCTATAGTGAAAGCAATCAATCTGCTGATTTATCTAAGATATATAAGCTCGTGAATAGTGCCCAAAAAAGCCAAAACACGGGTAGTGACAAGCACCTAGCTCAGCTTTACTGAGCTAGGTAAAATTATTTTATATCGTGGTGCAATAAAATTACCAACTATAAGGTCTTACTAGCATGACCACAAAACAAAAACGCTACGAAGCTTTGGTACAGGTCTATCATGGTGAGCTATATCGCTTTGCCTATTGGTTATGCCAAGACCCAACGGTCGCCGAAGATTTAGTTCAAGAAACTTTTTTACGGGCATGGCGCTCTCTTGATTCTTTACAAGATGAAAACGCTGCCAAGCCTTGGTTGTTAACTATTTTACGTCGTGAGAATGCACGTCGTTTTGAGAGAAAACAGTTTGATTATGCCGATGTCGAAAACGACACATTGATTGATAACAACACCGCGAGCTTAGACGACGCGATGGAGCAAACCGTTATTCAAAGGCAAATTAATAAACTCTCAGCTGAATACCGAGAGCCTCTGCTACTGCAAGTTGTTATGGGTTGCTCCGGAGAGGAAATTGCTGAAATTTTAGAACTGAACAAAAATACCGTGATGACGCGACTTTACAGGGCTCGTAACCAACTAAAAGACGCGTTAACTGAAGCCGAAGAACCATTAAAAGGGGCACAAAACTGATGAATGAACTTGAATTTCGTCGCCGCCTTTTTGCCGATCCTAACGATAAGGAAGTTGCGCAGGAGGCCGCAAACAATGCCGAGCAACAAGCCTTACTAAAAGAGATCCAAGCTTTTGACACGCAACTAAATAATGCGCTTGATGTAAAAGTGCCTGAAGGGTTAGCTGAGCGTATTCTAGCAAACCAAAAAGCCGATTATGCCCATAATGTGGTTATTAGAAAGAGCTGGTTTAAGCGCTATAAAACACCTTTTGCTACGGCAGCCAGTGCCACTTTTGCGCTTGGCTTATATTTTATGAGCGCAACACAAACACCGTTATTGGCAGGTGAACATGCCCTTGCTCATGTGCACCATGAACAAGCTGCATTTCAGAGCAATGCAACAATCGCCCTACAAGCGGTCAATGACAAGTTATCGTTGTTCGGTGCTAAGCTTGACTCTTTACCCGGTGAAGTAACCTATGCAACCTTTTGCAACTTTAAGGGCCAAAAGAGTTTACACTTAGTTTTTCAGTCTGAACATGGTCCTATGACAGTCTTTATCGTACCTCTGTCTGGCAAAAATAGTTTGGGTGGAGATGGTCAATTTAAGGATGAACGCTACAACGGGATCATTGAACAAGATCAACACGCTGCCACTGTACTTGTAGCTGATTTAGGTTCACCTGTAAAGCAATATCAAAAAAATGTCTCCAGCGCTCTACGTTGGCTTTAGAGTTGTAAAAAAAGCGGTACATTTATCATGTACCGCTTGTCGCTTTACCCACCCTATTGAACCGTTTTTTATTCCTCTTAAACACTGATTTATTTACAATTCACACAGTTTTAGTTTAATAGGATAGTTATGAAAAACTTTATTGTGTTCTTCTCATTGATCTCACTGTTATTTGTGAGCAGTTTTAACGTCGAAGCAAGAAAAAAGTTTGGCAGTAAATCTACTGGCAAAACTCACCAAACCAGTACCACGGCGCAAAAGCAACAAACCGACACCAAAGCAATTTCTCCAACTTCAACCGCTAAGCCTAAGTCTAGTAAGAAAGGCATTATGGCTGGTGTGCTTGGGGGCTTATTAGCAGGTGGTTTAATTGCAGCTATGCTTGGCGATGACTTTGAAGGTTTTCAGCTACTTGAGATGGTTTTACTCGCTCTAGCGGCATTTGTTATCTTCAAGCTTATCAAAGGGATGATGCAAAAACGCCAACAACCGCATATGGCGGGGGGTCCACAAATGGGAAGTCCAGCTATGGGCGCTCAACCACAATTTGAACAGCCACAACAATTCCAAACACAGTCAGTGACGACGGGCGGTTTTGGTCAACAAGACTCTGTGCCTTTTAATCTTCCAAAAGACTTTGACGTAAACGGCTTTTTGCAAGGTGCTCGTCAGCATTACCATACACTACAAAAAGCATGGAATAACAAAGACTTTGCAACCATGGCTGAGTACTTAAGCCCTGAATTGGTTGAAGAGTTTAAGCGTGAGCGTGAAAACCAAGGTGACGTCGCTACCGAAGTGATGTTTGTTGATGCCCAACTGGTGCGCGCTGATACTAAACCTGATGTATGGGAAGTGAGTATTTTATTTAAAGGTAAATACCGCGACCTTGGCGATAAGCAAGAGGAAGCAATCCACGAAATTTGGCACCTTGAGCGCCAAACGCAAGGCAATGCCCCGTGGCTCATTGTTGGTGTTGAAGACTTAATTGATAGCGAATAAACAACCAAAATAGATAACATTACAGCCGCTGATAAGTGCATCTGCGGCTTTAATGTTGTTGCGTTAATTTAAGTATTGATTCTTTTTTTTCAACAGGAAAAGCATTGTTGCTAGTGCATCCAAGTCCTCCTCGACACAGCGAATAAAAAAAGCTAATTGCTTCGCAACTTGTTCTGCACGCTCATCATCAGGAAACTTTGTAAACAGCTTCTCGTCAATATCGGTATTAAAAAGCGGTCTTGCTAAAATTGCTCTTATTTTATCTCTTAAAATACTTGCAGGCGGTGAATCAGCAACCATTTCGTTTAACTTTACCTTGGTAGACCAGATAGTCGATAGAAATTTATTAATATGCAGGGCCGACTCAGCTGAGGTTAAGGTTATCACATTCAATGAAAGCTGCCCCTTAACAGGTTTGAAATACGGATAATATATGAGTGCTTTTTCCAATGGAAAATCGTCAAAAAACGTATTGTCAATTTCACTAGGACTACCTAGATATACGAAGGCGGCTTCATGAATGATGCCTTGACATAATGACTGCAGCTCTCTTTTTAAATAGCTACTTTTACTTTCAAAGTTAACATAAATTTCGTGAGCTATAGCTTTGTTTTTACTTACTAAAACCTCAACATTATTG is a window encoding:
- a CDS encoding Tim44 domain-containing protein — translated: MKNFIVFFSLISLLFVSSFNVEARKKFGSKSTGKTHQTSTTAQKQQTDTKAISPTSTAKPKSSKKGIMAGVLGGLLAGGLIAAMLGDDFEGFQLLEMVLLALAAFVIFKLIKGMMQKRQQPHMAGGPQMGSPAMGAQPQFEQPQQFQTQSVTTGGFGQQDSVPFNLPKDFDVNGFLQGARQHYHTLQKAWNNKDFATMAEYLSPELVEEFKRERENQGDVATEVMFVDAQLVRADTKPDVWEVSILFKGKYRDLGDKQEEAIHEIWHLERQTQGNAPWLIVGVEDLIDSE
- a CDS encoding BatD family protein; translation: MVIRLFVYVFLLLLVNPVMAFDKLTASVDKNPVLVGEYFTLTIAADGKVSGGQPDTSALTEQFVTGPVSTSSRTSIINGSMSSQTTWQMQVLARKAGTFTIPEFELGGKRTAPIELKVIARSDDSQEQKDIFVKAQLAPSTLYVQQAGLYTVKLYLGKDLLDGQLTAPEIDDAQITQMGKQKEDYEVVDGRRYMVITREYLVQPQKSGSFTIAPPVFNGQVRENYRRMAVSAIADEISLDVKPIPNDYQGTWLPSELVNLSEEWQPADEQITVGTPITRTITLTALGVTQEQLPDIKLDKITGIRSYPDESDRNQLTRDGRVISQLVSSHALVPQTPGTYTLPEVKIPWFNTVINKVNYATLPERTITVVADPNQPMAVAPTQPQVAQSQSAGEQPQIPMQQPINNVTQPKDWLDWLILISGYVLWLLTVVIWIIRKPKKRTTEVSIASPDPVKSPNAALKKALSQQDANGFYQALRELAQEQGKGLDAWITQLNLPELSDEIAKLQASLYSESNQSADLSKIYKLVNSAQKSQNTGSDKHLAQLY
- a CDS encoding DUF3379 family protein; the encoded protein is MNELEFRRRLFADPNDKEVAQEAANNAEQQALLKEIQAFDTQLNNALDVKVPEGLAERILANQKADYAHNVVIRKSWFKRYKTPFATAASATFALGLYFMSATQTPLLAGEHALAHVHHEQAAFQSNATIALQAVNDKLSLFGAKLDSLPGEVTYATFCNFKGQKSLHLVFQSEHGPMTVFIVPLSGKNSLGGDGQFKDERYNGIIEQDQHAATVLVADLGSPVKQYQKNVSSALRWL
- a CDS encoding vWA domain-containing protein yields the protein MFEFSWPWAFILLPLPWLLAKIKPVQHASSTRLRMPSFAHLAALAPKTAQQSRGVNWLEVLIWLLLVIAAANPKWLDDPVALPNEGRDIMLAVDLSGSMTEQDMEYQGRYIDRLSVVKAVLSEFIEQRQGDRLGLILFGDTAFLQTPLTRDLNTVSQMLSEAQIGLVGRATAIGDALGLSVKRFSQREQSNRILILLTDGQNTAGNLDPEDALILAKEEGIKVYTVGVGSDGRGGFSLFGMGGAGGSNIDETTLKHIAKETGGLYFRAKDVAGLQQIYQELDKLEPVSDEAQTFRPQLALFYWPLLAVLALIALTILLKALRGLKQEA
- a CDS encoding DUF4381 domain-containing protein, whose translation is MQASPLDALHDVMPPSEVSWWPFSYAMWAVILITLFIFMAIAIWRYKAWKYQQAKRVAIKHIAEHQNDAQQLHILLKRLTKHYYGTRAVAGSNQLWATRLTQLCGQTFNAQELDSLYGPAPNEQLADKLCQAIRNFKLKEALDV
- the fadI gene encoding acetyl-CoA C-acyltransferase FadI: MSEQNILKTTKGDRIAIVSGLRTPFAKQATAFHHVPALDLGKLVVNEMLERLNFDKNEIDQLVFGQVVQMPEAPNIAREIVLGTGMPVSVDAYSVSRACATSFQAIANVAESIIAGSATVGIAGGADSSSVLPIGVSKKLAGSLVDLTKARTLGQRLKIFSKLRFKDLMPVPPAVAEYSTGLSMGQTAEQMAKTHGISRADQDAMAHRSHTLAAKAWADGLLSEEVMAAHVPPYKSFIEQDNNIRTNSSLEGYAKLKPVFDRAHGSVTAANATPLTDGAAAVLMMSESKAKALGYDILGYVRSFAFSAIGVHEDMLMGPAHSTPIALDRAGISLQDLDLIEMHEAFAAQALANMKMFGSDKFAQEKLGRSKAIGEIDMDKFNVNGGSLAYGHPFAATGARLITQSLHELKRRGGGLALTTACAAGGLGAAFVLESA
- a CDS encoding VWA domain-containing protein, which gives rise to MEFMFIRPELLWLLVPWLVISSIQFIKRAKHQHSDLIAPHLANVMLVESKQQRKQHSPLLISTFLLLAIISAAGPSFEKQQVHVYQAKQARVLLMDMSYSMYSTDITPNRLTQARFKALDMIDLFKEGDTALVAYAGDAFVVSPLTSDATTLANLIPSLSPEIMPSRGSNVLAGITESIALLKQAGYATGDIILLTDGLDQADVDDINSELKGQAYTLSIYGIGTEQGAPIALPEGGFLKDRSGQIVVPKINFARLNGLAKRHRGELVRYSPSGNDIKAFKPKLRSEDELSESQQSKTLWRIDAGQYGLIILLPLALLLMRRAGLTLVALLFVMQPTEQAMAADWQSWFKNADQNALSEYQNENFAQATSANNSALKGAALYKQGNYEQAAEVLKSAASSVGQYNYGNALAKQGKLDEAIKAYQKALELDPDMSQAADNKKLVEQLKQQQENQQQQGDQQQQGDQQQQGDQQQQGEQDNQPNMQSEPSAQQNESTSADAGHSKEEQDEQAVKDAMRQAQQRSEQQAQQQGDEQAASVAAQPLTPEEKEKAQQLNQLLRKVPDNPAILLRNKMQLKAQQRAQQRRPQGVEKSW
- a CDS encoding DUF58 domain-containing protein encodes the protein MQQTQLSSQAWLEQCHSNGAQLGLKELLYYKPKANLLSLKPKARIKSAQAGQYLAPHKGRGMEFAEVRQYQYGDDIRAIDWRVTARTGEAHTKLYQEEKERPVFVFTDLSNSMLFGSQLLLKSVQAAHLSALVAWSACQRGDRLGGIVFNEHGHHELKPIARDKGVLALCHQLCDIHQQALHNREHITQQHVAQSRFADNLKRLTHLAKPGSLIYVISDFTNLNDASFKQLERLARHCELIGCQISDPFEHQLPAYREAIMVEAGDNAWTLPLMDKQFRAKFAKQSAEAFANRLSRLKRAGMTMQSFSAATPLESQLMR
- a CDS encoding sigma-70 family RNA polymerase sigma factor; translation: MTTKQKRYEALVQVYHGELYRFAYWLCQDPTVAEDLVQETFLRAWRSLDSLQDENAAKPWLLTILRRENARRFERKQFDYADVENDTLIDNNTASLDDAMEQTVIQRQINKLSAEYREPLLLQVVMGCSGEEIAEILELNKNTVMTRLYRARNQLKDALTEAEEPLKGAQN
- a CDS encoding AAA family ATPase; the protein is MAVNEFSQLKRYLDTQIIGQPALTQALLIAILADGHLLVEGPPGLAKTRAVNALAKGIEGSFQRVQFTPDLLPADVTGTDIYRQQTSEFVFEKGPLFHNLILADEINRAPAKVQSALLEAMAERQITVGKNTYPLSSLFMVMATQNPLEQEGTYPLPEAQLDRFLLHLNIDYPHAENELAILRLTRGEALEQESVNFTPISQETLFAARKSVLSLHLAEPLEQYLVQLIIATRQAAKLDPQLGAWIEFGASPRATIALDKCARAHAWLHDRDFVTPEDIQAVIHNVLRHRIILSYEAQADGISKDEVISRIVELVPVP